In one Saimiri boliviensis isolate mSaiBol1 chromosome 3, mSaiBol1.pri, whole genome shotgun sequence genomic region, the following are encoded:
- the FGFRL1 gene encoding fibroblast growth factor receptor-like 1, protein MTPSPALLLLLPPLLLGALPLAAAARGPPRMADKVVPQQVARLGRTVRLQCPVEGDPPPLTMWTKDGRTIHSGWSRFRVLPQGLKVKQVEQEDAGVYVCKATNGFGSLSVNYTLTVLDDARPGKESLGPDSSPEGQEGPTRQQWARPRFTQPSKMRRRVIARPVGSSVRLKCVASGHPRPDITWMKDDQALTRPEPRKKKWTLSLKNLRPEDSGKYTCRVSNRVGAINATYKVDVIQRTRSKPVLAGTHPVNTTVDFGGTTSLQCKVRSDVKPVIQWLKRVEYGAEGRHNSTIDVGGQKFVVLPTADVWSRPDGSYLNKLLISRARPDDAGMYICLGANTMGYSFRSAFLTVLPDPKPPGPPVASSSSATSLPWPVVIGIPAGAVFILGTVLLWLCQAKKKPCTPAPAPPMPGHRPLGMTRDRGGDKDLPVLAALGAGTGVGLCEEHGSLAAPQHLLGPGPVAGPKLYPKLYTDIHTHTHTHSHTHSHVEGKVHQHIHYQC, encoded by the exons ATGACGCCGAGCCCCGCGTTGCTGCTCCTGCTGCCGCCGCTGCTGCTGGGGGCCCTCCCGCTGGCCGCCGCCGCCCGAG GCCCCCCCAGGATGGCGGACAAGGTGGTCCCGCAGCAGGTGGCCCGGCTGGGCCGAACCGTGCGGCTGCAGTGCCCGGTGGAGGGGGACCCGCCGCCGCTGACCATGTGGACCAAGGACGGCCGCACCATCCACAGTGGCTGGAGCCGCTTCCGCGTGCTGCCCCAGGGGCTGAAGGTGAAGCAGGTGGAGCAGGAGGACGCCGGCGTGTACGTGTGCAAGGCCACCAACGGCTTCGGCAGCCTGAGCGTCAACTACACGCTCACTGTGCTGG ATGATGCCCGCCCAGGGAAGGAGAGCCTGGGGCCTGACAGCTCCCCTGAGGGCCAAGAGGGCCCCACCAGGCAGCAGTGGG caCGGCCCCGCTTCACGCAGCCCTCCAAGATGCGGCGCCGGGTGATCGCACGGCCTGTGGGCAGCTCTGTGCGGCTCAAGTGCGTGGCCAGCGGGCACCCTCGGCCCGACATCACGTGGATGAAGGATGACCAAGCCTTGACACGTCCAGAGCCGAGGAAGAAGAAGTGGACGCTGAGCCTCAAGAACCTGCGGCCGGAGGACAGCGGCAAATACACCTGCCGTGTGTCAAACCGCGTGGGCGCCATCAACGCCACCTACAAGGTGGATGTGATCC AGCGGACCCGCTCCAAGCCCGTGCTCGCCGGCACACACCCAGTGAACACCACGGTGGACTTTGGGGGGACCACGTCCTTACAGTGCAAGGTGCGCAGTGACGTGAAGCCCGTGATCCAGTGGCTGAAGCGGGTGGAGTACGGCGCCGAGGGCCGCCACAACTCCACCATCGACGTGGGCGGCCAGAAGTTCGTGGTGCTGCCCACGGCTGACGTGTGGTCGAGGCCCGATGGCTCCTACCTCAATAAGCTGCTCATCTCCCGCGCACGCCCAGATGATGCGGGCATGTACATCTGCCTCGGCGCCAACACCATGGGCTACAGCTTCCGCAGCGCCTTCCTCACCGTGCTGCCAG ACCCAAAACCACCAGGGCCACCCGTGGCCTCCTCGTCCTCGGCCACTAGCCTGCCGTGGCCCGTGGTCATCGGCATCCCGGCTGGCGCTGTCTTCATCCTGGGCACTGTGCTCCTGTGGCTCTGCCAGGCCAAGAAGAAGCCGTGCACGCCTGCTCCTGCGCCTCCCATGCCGGGGCACCGCCCACTGGGGATGACCCGTGACCGTGGTGGGGACAAAGACCTTCCCGTGTTGGCTGCCCTCGGTGCTGGCACTGGTGTGGGGCTGTGTGAGGAGCATGGGTCTCTGGCGGCCCCCCAGCACTTGCTGGGCCCAGGCCCGGTTGCTGGCCCTAAATTGTACCCCAAACTCTACACGGACatccacacgcacacacatacacactcacacacacactcacatgtggAGGGCAAGGTCCACCAGCACATCCACTATCAGTGCTAG